In one window of Ailuropoda melanoleuca isolate Jingjing unplaced genomic scaffold, ASM200744v2 unplaced-scaffold8310, whole genome shotgun sequence DNA:
- the LOC105234979 gene encoding olfactory receptor-like protein OLF4, producing MHAGNYTRISEFLLLGFSEDPELQPLIFGLFLSMYLITVFGNLLLILAVSANSHLHTPMYFFLANLSFVDICVTSTIIPKMLWNIQTQSKVITYEDCLSQMYFFILFTVLDNFLLAVMAYDRFVAICHPLNYMAIMNPWLCGLLVLVSWIMSVLHSLLHTSMVLRLSFCTVIKIPHFFCELNQMIQLACSDTFLNNMVIYFAATLLVGGPFLGILYSYSKIVSSILGISSAQGKYKAFSTCASHLSVVFLFYCTGLGVYLSSAATQSSHASAVASVMYTVVMPMLNPFIYSLRNKDIQRALMRFSGRAALKGPIVLGLKMCTGLQSP from the coding sequence ATGCATGCAGGAAACTATACAAGAATTTCtgagtttcttcttctgggattttcagaggacccagaactgcagcccctcatatttgggcttttcctctccatgtacctgatcactgtgtttggaaacctgctcctcatcctggcGGTCAGCGCtaactcccacctccacacccccatgtacttcttcctggccaacctgtcctttgtagacatctgtgTAACCTCTACCAtcatccccaagatgctgtggaacatccagactcaaAGCAAAGTGATCACTTATGAAGACTGCCTCAGccagatgtattttttcatactgTTTACAGTATTAGATAACTTCCTTCTGGCTGTGATGGCTtatgaccgctttgtggccatctgtcaccccctaaACTACATGGCCATCATGAATCCCTGGCTCTGTGGACTGctggttctggtgtcctggatcATGAGTGTCCTGCATTCCTTGTTACACACCTCAATGGTGCTACGGCTGTCCTTCTGTACAGTCATAAAAATCCCCcattttttctgtgaactcaatcaGATGATACAACTCGCATGTTCTGACACTTTTCTCAATAACATGGTGATATATTTTGCAGCTACGTTGCTGGTTGGTGGTCCCTTCCTTGGGATCCTTTATTCTTACTCTAAGATAGTTTCCTCCATACTTGGGatctcatcagctcagggcaagtacaaagcattttccacctgtgcatctcacctctcagttgtcttcttattttattgcaccggcctaggagtgtaccttagctctgctgctacccagagctcccacgcaagtgcagtggcctcggtgatgtacacggtggtcatgcccatgctgaaccccttcatctacagtcTGAGGAACAAAGACATACAGAGGGCTCTGATGAGATTCTCTGGGAGGGCAGCTCTAAAAGGGCCAATTGTCCTGGGGTTGAAGATGTGCACAGGATTACAGAGCCCATAG